A stretch of the Clostridiales bacterium genome encodes the following:
- the rsfS gene encoding ribosome silencing factor gives MDYQESALDTARLLYERKASDIVVLNVSHLTVLCDYMVIATARTAAQVSSLTDAVDELMAKKGLQLRRSEGRNEGRWAVLDYGYIMVHLFHRDERAYYGLDRLWNDGTNLLALPFDQSVQD, from the coding sequence ATGGATTATCAGGAATCTGCACTGGATACAGCCCGTCTTCTGTATGAACGGAAAGCCTCAGATATTGTTGTACTGAATGTAAGCCATCTGACTGTACTTTGTGACTATATGGTGATTGCAACCGCAAGGACAGCTGCCCAGGTATCCAGCCTGACGGACGCGGTCGATGAACTGATGGCGAAAAAAGGCCTTCAGCTGCGTCGCAGTGAAGGCCGGAATGAAGGGCGTTGGGCTGTATTGGACTATGGATATATTATGGTTCATCTGTTTCATCGGGATGAACGGGCTTATTACGGACTGGACCGCCTGTGGAACGATGGAACCAATTTACTGGCGCTGCCGTTCGACCAGTCGGTTCAGGACTGA
- the coaBC gene encoding bifunctional phosphopantothenoylcysteine decarboxylase/phosphopantothenate--cysteine ligase CoaBC, with product MDLTGREIVLGVTGGIAAYKSAEIVSRLRHLGAHVHVIMTRNATEFVSPLTFQTLSANPVVTDTFAAPEYWNVEHVALAKLADIFVVAPATANILAKMACGIADDMLSTTLLATKAPILAAPAMNTGMWTSAATQANVSVLQERGVHLIGPASGILACGDEGAGRMSEPEEIVHEIERILSAGQDLTGLKVLITAGATRERLDPVRFLTNDSSGKMGFALAEAARDRGADVTVVCGSVTAPIPRNVSVIRIESAEDLLKAMSEQAPLHDIVIQAAAVADYRPAAAEDMKIKKKKGQEMILTLVENPDVAKAVGKMKKDGQTLVGFAAETDHLREFAQEKLTKKNLDLIVANDVTKEGAGFNTDTNIATLISKTGSRDYPLMSKRELADIILNSVIEIRSGTQS from the coding sequence ATGGATCTGACCGGAAGAGAAATCGTTCTGGGCGTTACGGGAGGCATCGCGGCATATAAAAGTGCCGAGATTGTCTCCCGTTTGCGTCATCTGGGCGCCCATGTCCATGTGATTATGACCCGGAACGCCACGGAATTTGTTTCTCCGCTTACATTCCAGACCCTGTCGGCCAATCCCGTGGTTACCGACACATTTGCAGCACCTGAATACTGGAATGTTGAGCATGTTGCGCTCGCCAAACTGGCAGATATATTTGTTGTCGCTCCCGCGACTGCCAATATCCTTGCCAAGATGGCATGCGGAATTGCCGATGATATGCTGTCCACAACTTTGCTTGCAACAAAAGCACCCATCCTTGCTGCTCCGGCAATGAATACCGGAATGTGGACATCGGCCGCGACACAAGCCAACGTTTCAGTTCTTCAGGAACGCGGTGTACACCTGATCGGACCTGCCAGCGGGATCCTCGCCTGCGGAGACGAAGGCGCCGGCAGGATGAGCGAGCCCGAAGAAATCGTCCATGAAATTGAACGGATCCTTTCTGCCGGGCAAGACCTTACCGGACTGAAAGTGCTGATTACTGCCGGTGCGACCCGTGAAAGACTTGATCCGGTCCGATTCCTGACCAATGACTCCAGCGGTAAAATGGGATTTGCGCTGGCTGAAGCCGCACGGGACCGTGGTGCTGATGTGACCGTAGTTTGCGGAAGCGTTACCGCACCCATTCCACGGAATGTTTCTGTCATCCGAATTGAATCGGCGGAAGATTTACTGAAAGCCATGTCTGAACAGGCTCCGCTTCACGATATTGTTATCCAGGCAGCCGCCGTTGCGGATTACCGGCCTGCTGCCGCTGAAGACATGAAAATCAAAAAGAAAAAAGGGCAGGAGATGATTCTGACCCTCGTAGAAAATCCGGATGTCGCAAAAGCAGTCGGCAAAATGAAAAAAGACGGACAGACCCTCGTCGGTTTCGCAGCTGAAACAGATCATCTCCGGGAATTTGCGCAGGAGAAACTCACAAAGAAAAACCTCGACCTGATTGTTGCCAATGATGTGACAAAAGAAGGCGCCGGATTCAATACCGACACGAATATTGCCACGCTGATCAGCAAAACCGGTTCGAGGGATTATCCGCTGATGAGCAAGCGCGAACTTGCAGATATTATCCTCAATTCAGTCATTGAGATCCGAAGCGGAACTCAGTCCTGA
- the yqeK gene encoding bis(5'-nucleosyl)-tetraphosphatase (symmetrical) YqeK, with amino-acid sequence MKRKVGVFFDGFDPVNAGHLEAALSAAGKLGLSFVLMGLLSGKAEESYGIRWRMLVAACSDTANLIPVRTEQECIAERMEFLQGKYPDDELVIISEPADTVSGFNNMIVGEIRLGSRNVCFGSISVPLPVYEYISAAGLYGIPARIVESGRWLECLFSALKPHRFAHSLSVAATARLLAERFGENPEKAEKAGLLHDCAKNLSLAEMQRIIAENGMIVDEQMLSQDSLLHSIAGACLIQRMYGVTDPDIIDAVASHNTGRPGMSRLSMCVCLADSIEPGRMPYPHLDEIRCLAETSLEKALLLSLEGVRDQVLSNGWYLHPRTRDTIDWLRSQDVQ; translated from the coding sequence ATGAAGCGGAAGGTCGGGGTTTTTTTTGATGGATTTGACCCGGTAAATGCCGGACACCTGGAGGCTGCGCTTTCCGCTGCCGGGAAACTGGGGCTTTCATTTGTGCTGATGGGTCTTTTGTCCGGAAAGGCAGAAGAATCTTACGGGATCCGGTGGCGCATGCTCGTTGCCGCCTGCTCGGATACCGCGAACCTTATTCCGGTAAGGACAGAACAGGAATGCATTGCGGAAAGGATGGAATTCCTTCAGGGGAAATATCCGGATGATGAACTGGTTATTATCAGCGAACCGGCAGATACAGTATCCGGATTCAATAATATGATTGTTGGAGAAATCAGGCTTGGTTCACGCAATGTATGCTTCGGCTCCATATCTGTTCCGCTTCCTGTATATGAATATATTTCAGCGGCCGGTTTATATGGTATTCCGGCCAGGATCGTGGAATCCGGCAGATGGCTGGAATGCCTGTTTTCTGCATTGAAGCCTCACCGCTTTGCCCATTCACTTTCGGTTGCGGCGACTGCCCGCCTTCTGGCCGAAAGATTTGGGGAAAATCCGGAAAAGGCAGAAAAAGCTGGACTTCTGCATGACTGTGCCAAAAACCTTTCACTGGCGGAAATGCAACGGATTATCGCTGAAAACGGAATGATTGTGGATGAGCAAATGCTAAGTCAGGATTCCCTGCTTCATTCAATTGCCGGCGCGTGCCTGATTCAGCGGATGTATGGAGTTACTGATCCGGATATTATTGATGCGGTTGCCAGTCATAATACCGGCCGTCCTGGAATGAGCCGCCTTTCCATGTGTGTATGCCTTGCTGATTCCATTGAACCGGGAAGAATGCCGTATCCGCATCTGGACGAAATCCGATGCCTTGCGGAAACATCCCTTGAGAAAGCGCTTCTGCTGTCCCTGGAAGGAGTCCGTGACCAGGTTCTCTCAAACGGATGGTATCTGCATCCCCGTACGCGGGATACGATTGACTGGCTCAGATCCCAGGATGTTCAGTAA
- the gmk gene encoding guanylate kinase encodes MKDSRKGMLLVISGPSGAGKGTLVSKLLDKDPSFVFSVSVTTRGKRENEIEDVHYHFISDAEYDKLLAEDRFLEHASVHGHRYGTLKSEVYERMERGQNVLLDIDPQGARSVMEKEPDCVSVFILPPSYHDLKVRLHTRNTEKEEEIQRRLNNAKGEIEQMGRYRYLIVNDDLELAFDQLLSIVRAEKHNSVRYFPVVED; translated from the coding sequence GTGAAAGATTCCAGAAAGGGAATGCTCCTGGTTATTTCCGGACCGTCCGGTGCCGGAAAAGGAACCCTGGTATCCAAACTTCTTGACAAGGATCCCTCCTTTGTGTTTTCAGTCAGTGTCACAACCCGCGGAAAACGTGAAAATGAAATCGAGGATGTCCATTATCACTTTATTTCTGACGCGGAATATGATAAACTACTCGCCGAGGACCGGTTTCTGGAACACGCCAGTGTTCATGGCCATCGTTACGGAACTTTGAAAAGCGAAGTGTACGAGCGAATGGAACGCGGACAGAATGTGCTCCTGGATATTGATCCGCAGGGCGCCAGATCCGTGATGGAAAAGGAACCTGACTGTGTCAGCGTCTTTATCCTTCCGCCGAGTTACCATGACCTGAAGGTACGGCTCCATACCCGCAACACGGAGAAGGAAGAAGAAATCCAGCGGCGGCTTAATAATGCCAAAGGCGAAATTGAACAGATGGGCCGGTATCGTTACCTGATTGTGAATGATGACCTGGAACTGGCATTCGACCAGCTTCTGTCCATCGTGCGGGCAGAAAAACATAATTCTGTCCGTTATTTCCCGGTAGTTGAAGATTAA
- the rpoZ gene encoding DNA-directed RNA polymerase subunit omega: MSIVDPSVLELLNHAESRYTLVVEASKRGREIVNGAMPMIDAEGMKPLKVAVEEINRGLLTYDNPVEQEEQA, from the coding sequence ATGTCCATTGTAGATCCCAGTGTCCTGGAACTGCTGAATCATGCCGAAAGCCGTTATACCCTGGTTGTTGAAGCCAGCAAGCGCGGCCGTGAGATCGTCAACGGCGCTATGCCGATGATCGATGCTGAGGGAATGAAGCCTCTGAAGGTTGCTGTTGAAGAGATCAACCGCGGACTTCTGACATACGACAATCCTGTTGAACAAGAGGAGCAGGCTTAA
- a CDS encoding YicC family protein, which yields MRSMTGCGTGVVRRDEWEATVDIKTVNHRFLDIGMRLPRNLSFLEQPVRNCISTRIRRGHADVFITIRNISTSASRVVTDYDLAAHYIEIARELSRQTGAENDMTVSRILRMEGVTSVEEAELNQDLITEICTEASSIAIDHLIGMREIEGTHLRTDLRTHLDAAASLRDHILERAPLVVSEYREKLEARLKTLLSESPDPVRISQEVAIIADRCAIDEELARLESHIRQFMIYLDEKDEIGKKMDFLVQEMNREANTIGSKASDAAIAQFVVDLKSEIEKMREQIQNVE from the coding sequence ATGCGGAGCATGACAGGCTGCGGCACGGGGGTTGTCCGTCGGGACGAATGGGAAGCAACAGTTGATATCAAGACCGTCAATCACCGTTTTCTCGATATCGGAATGCGCCTTCCGCGGAATCTCTCATTCCTCGAACAGCCTGTCCGGAACTGCATCAGTACCCGGATCCGCAGGGGACACGCAGATGTTTTTATCACGATCCGCAACATCAGTACTTCCGCTTCCCGCGTTGTCACTGATTATGACCTGGCAGCACATTACATCGAGATTGCACGGGAACTGTCCAGGCAAACCGGAGCGGAAAATGACATGACCGTCAGCCGGATTCTCCGGATGGAGGGTGTCACTTCCGTGGAAGAGGCAGAACTGAACCAGGATCTGATCACTGAAATCTGTACGGAAGCATCTTCCATTGCAATTGACCATCTGATCGGAATGCGGGAAATCGAAGGAACCCACCTGCGTACAGACCTGAGAACCCATCTGGATGCCGCAGCATCCCTGCGCGATCATATTCTGGAAAGAGCCCCCCTGGTTGTCTCAGAATACCGTGAAAAACTGGAAGCAAGACTGAAGACCCTTCTGTCTGAGAGTCCTGATCCGGTACGGATTTCGCAGGAAGTTGCCATTATTGCCGATCGCTGCGCAATCGATGAAGAACTGGCCCGCCTGGAAAGCCATATCCGTCAGTTTATGATTTACCTGGATGAAAAGGATGAAATCGGCAAAAAAATGGATTTTCTGGTTCAGGAGATGAATCGTGAAGCCAATACTATCGGTTCAAAAGCATCTGATGCTGCCATTGCCCAGTTCGTTGTGGACCTGAAGAGCGAAATTGAGAAGATGCGTGAGCAGATACAGAATGTGGAGTGA
- a CDS encoding DUF370 domain-containing protein — MKLANIGYGNMISVQRLIAIVSPDAAPVRRMIQDARDNGHVIDATCGHKTRAVLIMDSEHIILSPLMPETVAARIDERKEGEDIP; from the coding sequence ATGAAGCTTGCCAACATCGGATACGGAAACATGATTTCCGTCCAGCGGCTGATTGCCATTGTTTCACCGGATGCCGCTCCTGTACGGCGGATGATTCAGGACGCCCGGGACAACGGACATGTGATCGATGCAACATGCGGTCATAAAACACGGGCTGTTCTCATTATGGATTCAGAACATATCATTCTCTCTCCGCTTATGCCCGAAACTGTCGCGGCCAGAATCGATGAAAGAAAAGAAGGGGAGGATATTCCGTGA